One stretch of Sander lucioperca isolate FBNREF2018 chromosome 13, SLUC_FBN_1.2, whole genome shotgun sequence DNA includes these proteins:
- the gng8 gene encoding guanine nucleotide-binding protein G(I)/G(S)/G(O) subunit gamma-8 produces the protein MSNNMAKIADARKTVEQLKLEVNIERMMISKAAAELMAYCEAHAKEDPLVTSVPSSENPFREKKLFCVIL, from the exons ATGTCAAACAACATGGCCAAAATCGCAGATGCCAGAAAGACGGTAGAACAACTGAAACTGGAGGTCAACATAGAGAGGATGATG ATATCCAAAGCAGCAGCTGAGCTGATGGCCTACTGTGAAGCTCATGCCAAAGAGGACCCTCTGGTGACATCAGTACCTTCTTCTGAGAACCCGTTTCGAGAGAAAAAATTATTCTGTGTAATACTATAA